Below is a genomic region from Belonocnema kinseyi isolate 2016_QV_RU_SX_M_011 chromosome 4, B_treatae_v1, whole genome shotgun sequence.
tcgtaaaatattcatctttttcaaatctaaaaatgtaagattatgtttgaaatactgttttattccgtttataaaagattctatataaagaatattacaagattaaaatgctgttaaaaatcctcatttgttagaaaagtcatattttttagttgaaaattcgtcttcctcacttcaaaattaaactggcctcgtaaaatattcatctttttcaaatctaaaaatgtaagattatgtttgaaatactgttttattccgtttataaaagattctataaagtcgaattttgtacacaactgttgaattttcaagcaaaaagaatgaatttttaacaaaatcgtagaattttcaaagtataaaattgttaaccaaaaaaaaagagagatgaattatcaaccaaaaacataatggCAGACCTTTAATTTAATATAcggtataatatttttttagttgatattaaaaaatgtttttttgaaaattcgatcatttgattaaagattcgtcgattaggaaagtgtgataaaaactgtatttggtgtgcaagttgaaatttcgaataaaattgtactttttcaactgaaaaaaagggTAACAAGAGATgagaaattcctaaaattctcaTTCTCGAGATAATTTGCTCAACATAAATTCTTGAACCTTTAAAAACTCCAACTGTGATCCCTctaatgaatgtttaaaatcaaatctTACTTGTACGTGTGAAGATATCCACCATTGCTGATTCGAGGATTGAGCTGATAATCCTTGGCAACTCCGACAATCAGAAACTGCTGATCGCCCTGATTCCCAAATTTCACCATCGCCAAACTCAACGCCGCCAAATTCTGTTTCAGCCGATAAGTCTCAAATGTCTCGCCTGTGGTCGGTGCAATGATGCGAATCAGCGAAGCCCAGAGACCCGGGCCTGCTCGCGGCGCGCCAAAAACCGCCTCGTTCGACTCCTCAGAGAGAAAAGCTTCGGCAAGTTCTCGAGCAACAGCCGCCTCTTCCGCACCAGCAGCCTCCTGCATCTCCTCCGCCATTTGCAGCCGCCTCTGATGTTTCGTCTCCTCCGTGTAAGCATTGTGCTCCGTCTCGAGAACGAGCAAATGCGCCGAGTCATTGTGAATGACAAACTTTCGCGGTGTGTACTCAAGAGGAAAGCTCACCTGATTGAAGACAGCGCCCAATTTCTCGAGAGCCAAAATTCTCAGAGTATTGGTCGAGATGGCGACAATGCCCTCGGGACACTGCTCGGAACTGAAGCCTGAGGCAAATTCCAGACTCTCGTAGGAGAGTGGCGTCAAGTGGAAGCGATTCTGATAGTAATAACTCAGCCAGGAACGACTGCTCATTGCAAGCACGGCCTGACTGCCCTGCATTTTAATACGAAAGAGTTTGACGGGTCGAGAACCTAGATATCGGGTTCGCGTGTCGGCCAAATCACCCGATATCTGATCCAAAACGGTTCGCAGCAATACACCGTTCTGCAGACCAATGTTCAGATAGAGACTCGACTGCTGGGGCGCCCCAGCATCCTCCGAATTATCCGAATCCTTCATCCCCATTTCAACGATACAGAGACTTTCCGCGGCGGCTGGCAGTGCCTGCATACTTCTCGGCGATAAGCAGTCATTGTTGTCGAGGGACAATATTCGTACAGTGTTGTCTTGGAGGCCCACCGCGAGAAAGAGGGCACGCACTTCGCCAGCGGGAACGGCTCCTATTCCCATGCAGATTACCTCCGAAGGCATCTTCTTCCTTTCGGTGTACTCGTTTAGTTGTCCAGTCTGAAGACACATTTTATAGAGAACAATAACagggcaaataaaaataaatacaaaatcagtttcacccaagaagattaatttatacaaaaaaaaaaagagacgaatttttaactgaaattatagaaatatccaattcgaataattacttttttaggttaaacaaatatacgagggtggattgataagtttccggcctgaccaagaaaagcaacgtttttaagaatttttttttttatttctcaacataatctcctccaaggctgataNNNNNNNNNNNNNNNNNNNNNNNNNNNNNNNNNNNNNNNNNNNNNNNNNNNNNNNNNNNNNNNNNNNNNNNNNNNNNNNNNNNNNNNNNNNNNNNNNNNNtaacatggcgatcgggctgaaactatagctacaagctatctaaggatggtactatagaacgccacctcaaggtaggcctagtggcgccatctcttggtcagtgccggaaacttatcaatccaccctcgtatagttgaaaaaaaagttcatttttaaacaaagtgtagaattttcaactactataatgaatatttaactgaaataactaaatattattaaagaaaaaatgaatttttaactgaaattataaatatttagatagtataattgaattttcaacaaaaaaagaaaaaatgatttttcaaccaaacattgaatagtttaatcaaaatcattttaaattgcattatacgTTGTGATTTGATAGATTTTCTCTctgtaaaaatgtataaaattcccagtcaaaaattaatttcactgttaatttcactaaaaaagatcaatttacaaccaaatagttgaataatgaatattgaattgaaagagatagttttcaaacaaaaattaaacacttaaattttcagtttaaagaattattttttcacaccgataaaaattcaatgaaagtgatgaattttcaacaaaaaggatgaaatttcgattaaaatgatgtatatttaactggaatacctaaatttatatctaaaaagatggattttcaaacaagaagattcacTTTCTACaaataagaccattttttaacagaatacataaaattgtaagtaaagaagacaaattgtcaaccaagtagtttaattttaaattaaaaaatttgatttttcaaataaaatgataaatctttaactggaatatttaaatttagaaaaaaattaagtttcagccaagaagaataatttataccaaaaaaagacgaattttcaactcaaacgaTGAATGcttaattagaatagttaaactctttaatgaaaataataattttcacctcAAATGACAAGTCTTTAGctaatgtaattgaattttcaactaaaacgattaatttcaaCCCATGAAaacgaaatttgaattaaaaaagataatttttctaccaaaaatattgaactagaaaagatcagttttcaactaaaaatgaaagttaaattttccgt
It encodes:
- the LOC117171498 gene encoding splicing factor 3B subunit 3-like; the encoded protein is MCLQTGQLNEYTERKKMPSEVICMGIGAVPAGEVRALFLAVGLQDNTVRILSLDNNDCLSPRSMQALPAAAESLCIVEMGMKDSDNSEDAGAPQQSSLYLNIGLQNGVLLRTVLDQISGDLADTRTRYLGSRPVKLFRIKMQGSQAVLAMSSRSWLSYYYQNRFHLTPLSYESLEFASGFSSEQCPEGIVAISTNTLRILALEKLGAVFNQVSFPLEYTPRKFVIHNDSAHLLVLETEHNAYTEETKHQRRLQMAEEMQEAAGAEEAAVARELAEAFLSEESNEAVFGAPRAGPGLWASLIRIIAPTTGETFETYRLKQNLAALSLAMVKFGNQGDQQFLIVGVAKDYQLNPRISNGGYLHTYKISPDGKKLDLVHETVVDEIPLAICPYQGRILVGVGRMLRLYDMGKKKLLRKCENKHIPNAIVSINAVGHRIYVSDVQESVYAVRYKRQENQLIVFADDTHPRWITTTCVLDYDTVATADKFGNIAVIRLASGINDDVDEDPTGNKALWDRGLLNGASQKADTVASFHVGEIVMSLQKATLIPGGSESLVYTTLSGTVGVLVPFTSHEDHEFFQTLEMHMRSEHPPLCGRDHLSFRSYHYPVKNVIDGDLCEQFNSIEAVTQKSIARDLDKTSSEVSKRLEDVRTRYAF